CTGTTTCCCCGAAAGCCGTGCACGAGGTGAATTTTGATCAGGGTACTGGTTGTAGACGACCATGAGCTGGTGCGCTCCGGTATTACCCGGATGCTGGCTGACAACCCCGACATCGACGTTATCGGGCAGGCGTCATCTGGTGAGGATGCCATCGATTTCGTGCGCCAGAAGCGTCCGGACATCGTGCTTATGGACATCCGGATGCCGGGTATCGGCGGCCTCGAGGCGACCCGCCGCATCCTGCGTACCGACGATTCCATCCGGGTGATCGTGGTAACCGCCTGTGCCGACGACCCGTACCCGACCCGCGTGATGCAGAGCGGCGCCTCGGCCTATATCACCAAGGGCGCCGACATCAAGGAAATGGTGCGGGCCATCCGTATGGCCCACTCCGGCCAGCGCTACATCAGCCCTGAAATCGCCCAGAAGATGGCCCTCAAGCAACTGGGCGGCGACCGGGACGAAGACGGCGAGCTGTCGCTGTTCGAGCGGTTGTCCGAGCGGGAAATGCAGATTGCCATGATGGTGGTGGACTGCCAGAAGGTGCAGGACATCTCCGACAAGCTGTGCCTCAGCCCCAAGACGGTGAACAGCTACCGCTACCGGATTTTCGAGAAGCTGGAGATCTCCAGCGATGTGGAACTCGCCCTGATGGCAGTGCGGCTCGGGTTGCTTGATGCCGACAAGGTCTGACCCGGAGCACAAGACCAGCGGGGAGTTTGACAGCCAGAGCTTCCTGAAGCAGTTGACCGAGCGGCCCGGTGTGTACCGAATGTACGACGAAGGCGGCTCGGTACTCTACGTGGGCAAGGCCCGCAACCTGAAAAAGCGGGTGGGCAGCTACTTCCGCAAGACCGGCCTGGCCCCCAAGACCGAAGCCCTGGTTGGCAAGATTGCGTCCATTGAGGTCACCATCACCGGCAGCGAAACCGAAGCGCTGCTGCTCGAACAGAACCTGATCAAATCCCTGCGCCCGCCTTACAACATCCTGCTGCGGGACGATAAATCCTATCCCTACATCTACCTGTCCTCCCACAGTGATTATCCGTCGCTGACATTCCGCAGGGGCCGCACCAAGAAGGGCGGAGGCACCTGGTTCGGGCCATTTCCAAGCTCCGGTGCAGTCAAGGAAAGTCTTAATGTTCTGCAGAAGATATTCCGCATAAGAAACTGTACTGAAAGCTTTTTCAGGAACCGAACCCGGCCCTGCCTGCAGTACCAGATCAATCGGTGCACGGCCCCGTGCGTGGGCTATGTCACGCCCGAGGAATACCAGGAGGACATCCGCCACGCCACCATGTTCCTTGAGGGCAAGAACCCGGCCATCCTCCACGACCTGATGAACGCCATGGAAACGGCCTCGAAAAACCTCGAGTTTGAAAAGGCCGCCGCCTATCGGGACCAGATCAACCACCTGCGGCACGTGCAGGAACAGCAATCCATCGAAGGCGAGGGCGGCGATGCGGACGTGATCGCCATCGCCCAGGACGCGGGTGT
The nucleotide sequence above comes from Marinobacter gudaonensis. Encoded proteins:
- the uvrY gene encoding UvrY/SirA/GacA family response regulator transcription factor, which translates into the protein MIRVLVVDDHELVRSGITRMLADNPDIDVIGQASSGEDAIDFVRQKRPDIVLMDIRMPGIGGLEATRRILRTDDSIRVIVVTACADDPYPTRVMQSGASAYITKGADIKEMVRAIRMAHSGQRYISPEIAQKMALKQLGGDRDEDGELSLFERLSEREMQIAMMVVDCQKVQDISDKLCLSPKTVNSYRYRIFEKLEISSDVELALMAVRLGLLDADKV